ACTATATAGGCCTTGTAAACTCAGACGATGTATCAGGCAGAGAAGTGTGGGCAGGCTGCAACAGCACAGGATTTGCAATAATGAATTCAGCTTCCTATAATCTTAATATAGGAGATACTACTTCTTTGAAGGACAGAGAAGGTTATGTGATGAAAATGGCGCTGCAGACATGTTCCACTCTGAAAGATTTTGAAAACATGTTAAAAAATCTTCCCAAACCCATGGGCCTTGAGGCAAATTTCGGTGTAATTGATGCTGACGGGGGTGCGGCATATTATGAGACAAACAATTACGGGTTCGTTAAATTTGACGCAAATGATCCGCGCACTGCACCATACGGCTATATAATAAGAACGAATTTTTCTTATACAGGACAGAGAAAAGAAGAGTACGGAGTGATCCGAGACCAGACTGCCGAGGATTTATTTCATACTGCTTCAGCAGTAAATAACCTTTCGTACAAATTTTTAATCAGAGATGTATCCCGCTGCCTGAAACACTCTCTTACCGGAAGAGATCTTTATTCGGAAATGCCTGCGTCCGGCAGACAAAGAAAATTTGTAGATTTTTGTGACTTTATTCCCCGCTACAGTTCTGCTGCCACTGTTGTTGTGCAGGGTGTAAAAAAAGGCGAGGATACAGGATTGACAACAATGTGGACTATACTCGGATTCCAATTGAGTTCTGTTGCAGTGCCTGTGTGGGTTGCAGGAGGTAAGAATCTTCCTTCGATTCTGACAGCGGATTCTTCAGGCAATGCCCCGCTTTGTGAAATGTCTTTAAATCTTAAATCAAAGATATTTCCCTTAAAGCGCGGATCTTATAAAAATTACATAGATCTTTCAGTACTTCTGAACAAACAGGGTACAGGCATAATGCAGCAATTACGATCCGTAGAAGATGCGGTCATAAGCAAGTCGGAGAGCAGATTAAAAATCTGGCGTGAAAAAGGAATCAGCAGGCAGAATATTCAAAAATTTTATAAGTGGTATGATAAGTACATAAAAAAGGAGTATTATACAATATTTAATTTGTAATTTTATTTTTATCCGGTTTACAAAGTATAGAATTTGCAAACCGGATGGATTAAATCTTTTTCCTATCTTCCGAAAACCTCAACTGCCTGTTTTAAACATTCAACTTTAATAGGAGTCGAGCCCAGAACTTCACCGTCAGGCGTTAAAACTTTGGGAATGTTCGTCTCAATCTCAATTTTTTTAGCTTTGAATGTTTCGACAATATCCAGATTTACATGCTCTCCCGTAAAAACAGTAGGCAGGGCTTTTAACAATTGTCGTCTCGTGCATTTTGCAAGAAGTGTTACGTCCAGAATGCCGTCATCTATTTCAGCAGTCGGTGCCATAAGGAAATTAGATGTATATGTGGTATTTGATATTTCAACAAAGATGTTATCTCTTTCGTATTTTTTGCCGTCAATATTTATAGATAATTTATGGCTTTTCAGACGAATTGTCTCGTAAAGTACACCGAGAAGATATGCTACATTACCAAAAAATTTTAATTTAAGAGCTGTTTTTGTAACATCGGAAACAAAACCGAGGCCGAGAATATTCAGATAGTAAAATACTTTGCCTTCTGTTGTAAATTTACCTACGTCTACTTTTCTGGGACGGTTCATGCTGATAATTTCAATCGCTTCTTCCCATTTTGATGAGTCAAGATCAAGGTCTTTGGCAAAAGCGTTACCTGTACCAACAGGCAGCACTCCGATTGGAATACGTTTTTTTGATGGATTTTGGAAGTAGCCGTTGATTACTTCAAACAGAGTACCGTCTCCGCCTCCTGCAACAATACCGTCGTATTCGGAAAAATCAAGGCCTGCTGTAACTTCAGTGCCGTGTGAAGGATATTCTGTAACATAAACTTCAAGATCAATATTTATAGATGCAAATTTTTCTTTTACTTTCGGCAGAAGTTTTTTTGCACGTCCTGCACCTGCGTGTGGGTTGTAGATCAGGAAAATTTTCACATGATTCC
The DNA window shown above is from bacterium and carries:
- a CDS encoding diacylglycerol kinase family lipid kinase, with amino-acid sequence MKIFLIYNPHAGAGRAKKLLPKVKEKFASINIDLEVYVTEYPSHGTEVTAGLDFSEYDGIVAGGGDGTLFEVINGYFQNPSKKRIPIGVLPVGTGNAFAKDLDLDSSKWEEAIEIISMNRPRKVDVGKFTTEGKVFYYLNILGLGFVSDVTKTALKLKFFGNVAYLLGVLYETIRLKSHKLSINIDGKKYERDNIFVEISNTTYTSNFLMAPTAEIDDGILDVTLLAKCTRRQLLKALPTVFTGEHVNLDIVETFKAKKIEIETNIPKVLTPDGEVLGSTPIKVECLKQAVEVFGR